From the Carya illinoinensis cultivar Pawnee chromosome 4, C.illinoinensisPawnee_v1, whole genome shotgun sequence genome, one window contains:
- the LOC122306378 gene encoding uncharacterized protein LOC122306378, which translates to MKLLSWNCRGLGNPRTVQDLCSMAESNKPQLVFIMETKIRKQKSERIKRRLACEGCFVVEAVGKGGGLMLLWDSNVDVEIINFSQRHINAWVGGDGGTRWFLTCFYGPPETVRSKEAWLMLKAMKPRGNEGWLIVGDFNEILTNDEKWGGKVRPESQMELFREVLREGNLNDLGWRGDKYTWSNSHTDDTFTKERLDRAIANPQWRDIFSEVWVEIMVARTSDHKPILVHLNTPIYGNEPLKRMGFKYEASWALDEDCGGFLSEIWRGKEGEPRSIINLLN; encoded by the coding sequence ATGAAACTgttaagttggaactgccgagggttggggaaccctcggacagttcaagatCTCTGCTCTATGGCAGAGAGCAATAAACCCCAATTAGTTTTCATCATGGAAACGAAGATCAGAAAACAGAAAAgtgaaagaataaaaagaaggtTGGCATGCGAAGGCTGTTTTGTTGTGGAAGCTGTTGGGAAAGGGGGAGGTTTAATGTTGTTATGGGACTCAAATGTTGATGTAGAAATCATAAACTTTTCACAAAGACATATAAATGCTTGGGTAGGGGGTGATGGAGGGACTAGATGGTTTTTAACTTGCTTCTATGGTCCACCTGAAACAGTTAGAAGCAAAGAGGCTTGGTTGATGTTAAAAGCTATGAAACCGAGAGGGAATGAGGGGTGGCTTATAgttggagatttcaatgagattctCACAAATGATGAGAAATGGGGTGGGAAGGTTAGACCCGAGAGTCAAATGGAATTGTTTAGAGAAGTTCTGAGGGAGGGCAACCTCAATGATTTGGGATGGAGGGGGGATAAGTATACTTGGAGCAATTCCCATACTGATGATACCTTCACAAAGGAAAGGCTAGATAGAGCAATAGCAAATCCTCAATGGAGAGATATATTCTCTGAGGTGTGGGTGGAGATTATGGTGGCAAGAACCTCTGACCACAAGCCTATCTTAGTACATCTAAACACACCGATCTATGGGAATGAGCCTCTGAAGAGAATGGGGTTTAAATACGAGGCCAGCTGGGCTCTAGATGAGGACTGTGGGGGGTTCCTGAGTGAAATTTGGAGGGGGAAGGAGGGGGAGCCTAGGAGCATTATAAACCTACTGAATTAG
- the LOC122306380 gene encoding uncharacterized protein LOC122306380, translating to MNVLLEKEDLRWKQRAKRNWYKHGDRNTKYFHACANQRRKRNCIKEVEDENCRMVKGHKEVEAVFRNYFETLFQSSQPGVEEIDKCLLGMSGRVTNEMNDRLKKKFTEMEVTEAVKQMAPLKAPGPDGFGPCFYQNHWGIVSSEVCRAALEVLNGNSIDPNLNYTNIVLIPKTNSPRKVTEYRPISLCNVMYKIVSKAISNRFKHVLAEIISPTQSAFLPGRLINDNIMVAYELLHSMRKRKKGKVGSMALKLDMSKAYDRVEWGFLEAVIAGKEVLIKAVLQAIPTYTMGVFKLPNRLCKDINVMLSKFWWGKQKEGKGIVWRKWEGLSVQKRYGGMGFRDIESFNTALLAKQGWRLIKYPSSLAAVMYREKYFKNRSFLEAKLGAQPSLVWRSIWYARNLLKEGLRWRVGDGKDIKIWGSKWLPKPISYAIQSPENQMMKDSKVDELINTQEGEWDEVKIRSLFIEDEAELILSIPLSRGNMKDKLIWGPSKRGVFSVRSAYFLDLEIKERNKGEGSIEKKTDER from the exons ATGAATGTACTGCTAGAAAAAGAAGACCTCAGGTGGAAGCAACGAGCAAAAAGGAATTGGTACAAGCATGGTGATAGAAATACCAAGTATTTCCATGCGTGTGCAaatcaaagaaggaaaagaaactgCATAAAAGAAGTGGAGGATGAGAATTGCAGAATGGTGAAAGGACACAAGGAGGTGGAGGCAGTTTTCAGAAACTATTTTGAGACTTTATTTCAATCCTCTCAGCCTGGAGTAGAGGAGATTGACAAATGCTTGCTAGGCATGAGTGGCAGAGTCACTAATGAGATGAATGACAGGCTGAAGAAGAAGTTTACAGAGATGGAAGTGACAGAAGCAGTGAAGCAAATGGCCCCTTTAAAGGCCCCAGGACCTGATGGTTTTGGGCCTTGTTTCTATCAAAATCACTGGGGCATTGTGTCAAGTGAAGTATGCAGAGCTGCGCTGGAAGTCCTAAATGGTAATTCTATAGATCCAAACCTCAATTACACCAACATAGTTCTGATCCCAAAAACAAACTCACCCAGGAAAGTAACCGAGTATAGGCCTATAAGTTTATGCAACGTCATGTACAAAATTGTTTCTAAAGCCATCTCCAacagatttaagcatgtcttaGCTGAGATAATATCACCTACCCAAAGTGCCTTCTTGCCTGGTAGATTAATAAATGACAACATCATGGTGGCATACGAGTTGTTGCACTCTatgagaaagaggaagaaggggAAAGTGGGGAGTATGGCTTTAAAATTAGACATGTCGAAGGCATACGATCGAGTGGAATGGGGCTTCTTGGAGGCAGTGATA GCTGGAAAAGAAGTGTTAATCAAAGCTGTTCTCCAAGCAATTCCTACCTACACTATGGGAGTGTTCAAGTTACCCAACAGATTATGCAAGGATATTAATGTGATGCTCtcaaaattctggtgggggaAGCAGAAGGAAGGGAAGGGAATTGTGTGGAGGAAGTGGGAAGGTTTGAGTGTGCAGAAAAGGTATGGGGGAATGGGGTTCAGAGACATAGAGAGCTTTAATACAGCCCTCCTtgctaaacaaggatggaggtTGATCAAATACCCATCCTCCTTGGCAGCAGTGATGTATAGAGAGAAATACTTCAAAAACAGAAGCTTCTTGGAGGCAAAACTGGGTGCTCAACCCTCATTAGTGTGGAGGAGTATCTGGTATGCCAGGAATCTGTTGAAAGAAGGTTTGAGATGGAGAGTGGGGGATGGGAAGGACATTAAAATATGGGGGTCAAAATGGTTACCAAAACCAATATCTTATGCTATCCAATCCCCAGAAAACCAGATGATGAAAGACTCTAAAGTAGATGAACTTATTAACACTCAGGAAGGGGAATGGGATGAAGTAAAAATTCGAAGTCTCTTTatagaagatgaagccgagctcATTCTAAGTATCCCTCTAAGCAGAGGCAACATGAAGGATAAGTTGATATGGGGTCCTTCCAAAAGAGGTGTTTTTTCAGTTCGTAGTGCTTATTTCCTGGACCTTGAGataaaagagagaaacaaaggTGAAGGCTCCATTGAGAAGAAGACAGATGAGAGATAG